A DNA window from Malus domestica chromosome 12, GDT2T_hap1 contains the following coding sequences:
- the LOC139189964 gene encoding sister chromatid cohesion 1 protein 4-like isoform X1 produces the protein MFYSQFILAKKGPLGTIWIAAHLERKLRKNQVADTDIGVSVDSILFPEVPIALRLSSHLLLGVVRIYSRKVNYLFDDCSEALLKIKQAFRSTAVDLPPEESTAPYHSITLPETFDLDDFELPDNENFQGNYVDHHVSTREQITLQDTMEGVVYSTSQFGLDERFGDGDTSQIGLEFDEDLFFGKVSAQGNDGISDGDPQTLGQSVTRLEKHDMYEGIPGTSETMQMNGIESQNEVLAANTDFVTYAQAPSTPGLFEEPNLFAVQEPMACNDQLDFEDHNLSNLASVGSSENAGSMSGPRCGDDSTKVNGYHLGDIDIKQAKPQEHDQIKPLSPVLECSKGTVGALDGRNRVEDIHNGIVINNEPLMPCLDQKDDQHVEPAGVRLDETDASPSCSQVTSELDDPSRKICASSNFPRVSEDYLEYQQTYLKPEIQNDVEIANNMGESCTPIITDPLKPVMYEDTAAAEVPVLRACSSLPSHHDMLSPTDKISEVPCNLPSEVVVPSSLDNATSLETQLENLDRSAASNLPAPEKLLSVPEGFTSKPSDFIVETTPEKEVIVGDAGDGDGIKFISGKKRSSTESTMTVQSLNSVESLGVAREERTAESIPDDDDLLSSILVGRRSSVLKMKPTPPALQIMCTKRSRTAVRGTSSKRKVLMDDTMVLHGDQIRQQLTNTEDIRRVRKKAPCTRPEISIIQRQFLEDAIFTEPIFTGMSAELIYLHTEAFDPSTTRVSENDQNNASMEPLKDVASSLEPNATKEIEPLRSTEPLIARDDTAAQPADIEDENQKEDHNLRSHHIDAEEQRISDLEELNTSKHEPLGDIAEMEIDKENFEVADPVLEDIYKVSAEVNVQSRLTDKTEENASLQIDALFGSLDNKLDAEPMGVDALIVESSIQKEVDAIEVVDRSVEIRADVQIGASELTDSVNVTLATGECKNLRFSTDQSVGEIENSKQHTVNETEVLEENLHCDDNPNSYCIHGEDNENASWNGKENLGCREVGPHSGIDAEVTADPLPEDRGDYEDVAFGDDTEFLNVDDDEIAEDVDDMPCAGDTRLLENSGWSSRTRAVAKYLQTLLYKEPVHGKKFLGMDSLLNGKTRKEASRMFFETLVLKTRDYIHVEQAKPFDNVYIGPRVKLMKSEF, from the exons aTGTTTTATTCTCAGTTTATATTGGCCAAGAAAGGTCCTCTTGGAACGATATGGATAGCGGCACATTTGGAGCGCAAGCTTCGCAAGAATCAGGTCGCCGACACCGATATTGGCGTCTCCGTAG ATTCTATTCTTTTTCCTGAAGTTCCGATTGCTCTCCGGTTGTCCAGCCATCTTCTGCTTGGTGTGGTGAGGATATATTCTAGAAAGGTGAATTACCTGTTTGATGATTGTAGCGAGGCTTTGCTTAAGATAAAGCAAGCTTTTCGCTCCACTGCAGTCGATTTACCTCCAGAAGAATCTACTGCTCCGTATCATTCCATAACCTTGCCTGAGACGTTTGATCTTGATGATTTTGAGCTACcagataatgaaaattttcaggg TAACTATGTTGACCATCATGTCAGTACAAGGGAGCAAATAACTCTCCAAGATACAATGGAGGGTGTGGTTTACTCAACATCTCAATTTGGATTGGATG AGCGGTTTGGTGATGGCGATACTTCTCAAATTGGTCTGGAATTTGATGAG GACCTGTTTTTTGGCAAGGTTTCAGCTCAAGGGAATGATGGAATTTCAGA TGGTGATCCTCAGACATTGGGCCAATCAGTAacacgtttggaaaagcatGATATGTATGAGGGGATACCTGGAACTTCAGAAACCATGCAAATGAATGGGATTGAAAGCCAG AATGAAGTCCTGGCTGCAAATACTGATTTTGTCACATATGCTCAGGCTCCATCAACTCCTGGACTATTTGAAGAGCCAAACCTGTTTGCTGTTCAGGAACCTATGGCCTGCAATGATCAGTTGGATTTTGAAGACCATAATTTATCAAACTTAGCATCCGTGGGCAGCTCAGAAAATGCTGGTAGTATGTCAGGTCCGCGTTGTGGGGATGATAGTACCAAGGTGAATGGCTATCATTTGGGCGATATAGACATCAAACAAGCAAAACCACAGGAGCATGACCAAATTAAACCCCTTTCTCCAGTATTGGAATGTTCAAAGGGGACAGTTGGTGCATTGGATGGCCGAAACAGGGTGGAAGATATACATAATGGTATTGTGATAAACAATGAACCACTTATGCCCTGCCTAGATCAAAAGGATGACCAACATGTAGAACCTGCTGGAGTTAGGTTGGATGAAACTGATGCATCTCCTAGCTGCTCCCAGGTCACATCTGAGTTGGACGACCCTTCTCGTAAGATCTGTGCAAGTAGTAACTTTCCGAGAGTATCAGAGGATTATTTGGAGTATCAACAGACATATTTAAAGCCTGAAATACAGAATGATGTTGAAATTGCTAATAATATGGGAGAATCATGCACACCTATCATTACAGATCCTTTGAAGCCTGTTATGTATGAAGACACAGCAGCTGCTGAAGTGCCTGTGCTCCGGGCATGCAGCTCCCTCCCAAGTCATCATGATATGCTATCTCCTACCGATAAAATTTCGGAAGTCCCTTGCAACTTACCATCTGAGGTTGTAGTGCCAAGTTCATTGGACAATGCAACATCTTTGGAGACTCAATTGGAGAACTTGGATAGATCTGCCGCTTCTAACTTGCCTGCACCTGAAAAGTTGCTCTCTGTACCAGAGGGGTTCACTTCTAAACCAAGTGATTTTATAGTGGAAACTACGCCTGAAAAAGAAGTCATAGTTGGGGATgctggtgatggtgatgggatTAAATTCATATCAGGGAAAAAACGTAGTTCCACAGAAAGTACAATGACAGTGCAGAGTTTAAATTCAGTTGAATCACTTGGGGTGGCCCGAGAAGAGAGAACCGCAGAATCTATCCCTGATGATGATGATTTATTGTCTTCTATTTTAG TTGGAAGAAGGTCTTCAGTTCTAAAAATGAAACCCACTCCGCCTGCACTTCAAATAATGTGCACAAAACGCTCAAGAACTGCTGTCCGCGGTACCTCTTCAAAGAGGAAAGTGCTAATGGATGATACAATGGTTTTGCATGGCGA TCAAATACGCCAGCAGTTGACAAATACTGAAGACATACGTCGTGTGCGAAAAAAGGCTCCTTGTACTCGCCCAGAAATTTCAATTATTCAGCGACAATTTTTGGAAGATGCAATTTTCACTGAACCCATATTTACTG GCATGTCGGCGGAACTGATATATCTGCACACTGAAGCATTTGATCCGAGTACAACCCGGGTTTCTGAAAATGATCAAAACAATGCCTCTATGGAGCCATTGAAGGATGTAGCATCCTCTCTGGAGCCAAATGCTACTAAAGAAATTGAACCCCTTCGAAGCACTGAACCTTTAATAGCGAGAGATGACACAGCAGCACAGCCTGCTGACATTGAGGATGAAAACCAGAAGGAAGATCATAACCTAAGGTCTCACCATATTGATGCTGAAGAACAAAGGATCAGTGACTTGGAAGAACTTAATACTTCCAAACATGAACCCTTGGGAGATATAGCTGAAATGGAAATTgacaaagaaaattttgaagttGCTGATCCTGTTTTAGAAGATATTTACAAGGTGTCAGCTGAAGTTAACGTCCAGTCAAGGCTTACGGATAAAACTGAGGAAAATGCGTCACTGCAGATCGATGCATTATTCGGGTCACTGGACAATAAGTTGGACGCCGAACCCATGGGGGTGGACGCATTGATAGTGGAGTCAAGTATCCAGAAAGAAGTTGATGCCATTGAAGTTGTTGACCGCAGTGTCGAAATCAGAGCAGATGTTCAGATAGGTGCATCTGAACTTACCGACAGTGTAAATGTTACGCTTGCAACTggggaatgcaaaaaccttcgTTTTTCAACTGATCAATCTGTGGGAGAAATTGAAAACAGCAAGCAACATACTGTGAATGAAACTGAGGTCCTGGAGGAAAACTTGCATTGTGATGACAACCCAAACTCTTATTGTATTCACGGTGAAGACAACGAGAATGCTTCCTGGAATGGTAAGGAAAATCTAGGTTGCCGGGAGGTTGGTCCACATAGTGGTATTGATGCAGAAGTCACTGCAGACCCCCTTCCAGAAGATCGTGGT GATTATGAAGATGTAGCTTTTGGAGATGATACAG AATTTTTGAATGTAGATGATGATGAAATAGCTGAAGATGTCGATGACATGCCATGCGCTGGAGATACTCGTCTTCTTGAGAATAGTGGATGGTCTTCCCGCACCAG GGCTGTTGCTAAGTATCTCCAGACTTTACTTTATAAGGAACCTGTGCATGGGAAAAAGTTTCTTGGCATGGACAGTTTATTAAATGGTAAAACTCGAAAGGAAGCATCAAGGATGTTTTTTGAAACATTG GTGCTTAAGACAAGGGATTATATCCATGTGGAACAGGCAAAGCCTTTTGACAACGTCTACATAGGACCTCGAGTAAAACTCATGAAATCAGAGTTCTAA
- the LOC139189964 gene encoding sister chromatid cohesion 1 protein 4-like isoform X2, producing MFYSQFILAKKGPLGTIWIAAHLERKLRKNQVADTDIGVSVDSILFPEVPIALRLSSHLLLGVVRIYSRKVNYLFDDCSEALLKIKQAFRSTAVDLPPEESTAPYHSITLPETFDLDDFELPDNENFQGNYVDHHVSTREQITLQDTMEGVVYSTSQFGLDERFGDGDTSQIGLEFDEDLFFGKVSAQGNDGISDGDPQTLGQSVTRLEKHDMYEGIPGTSETMQMNGIESQAPSTPGLFEEPNLFAVQEPMACNDQLDFEDHNLSNLASVGSSENAGSMSGPRCGDDSTKVNGYHLGDIDIKQAKPQEHDQIKPLSPVLECSKGTVGALDGRNRVEDIHNGIVINNEPLMPCLDQKDDQHVEPAGVRLDETDASPSCSQVTSELDDPSRKICASSNFPRVSEDYLEYQQTYLKPEIQNDVEIANNMGESCTPIITDPLKPVMYEDTAAAEVPVLRACSSLPSHHDMLSPTDKISEVPCNLPSEVVVPSSLDNATSLETQLENLDRSAASNLPAPEKLLSVPEGFTSKPSDFIVETTPEKEVIVGDAGDGDGIKFISGKKRSSTESTMTVQSLNSVESLGVAREERTAESIPDDDDLLSSILVGRRSSVLKMKPTPPALQIMCTKRSRTAVRGTSSKRKVLMDDTMVLHGDQIRQQLTNTEDIRRVRKKAPCTRPEISIIQRQFLEDAIFTEPIFTGMSAELIYLHTEAFDPSTTRVSENDQNNASMEPLKDVASSLEPNATKEIEPLRSTEPLIARDDTAAQPADIEDENQKEDHNLRSHHIDAEEQRISDLEELNTSKHEPLGDIAEMEIDKENFEVADPVLEDIYKVSAEVNVQSRLTDKTEENASLQIDALFGSLDNKLDAEPMGVDALIVESSIQKEVDAIEVVDRSVEIRADVQIGASELTDSVNVTLATGECKNLRFSTDQSVGEIENSKQHTVNETEVLEENLHCDDNPNSYCIHGEDNENASWNGKENLGCREVGPHSGIDAEVTADPLPEDRGDYEDVAFGDDTEFLNVDDDEIAEDVDDMPCAGDTRLLENSGWSSRTRAVAKYLQTLLYKEPVHGKKFLGMDSLLNGKTRKEASRMFFETLVLKTRDYIHVEQAKPFDNVYIGPRVKLMKSEF from the exons aTGTTTTATTCTCAGTTTATATTGGCCAAGAAAGGTCCTCTTGGAACGATATGGATAGCGGCACATTTGGAGCGCAAGCTTCGCAAGAATCAGGTCGCCGACACCGATATTGGCGTCTCCGTAG ATTCTATTCTTTTTCCTGAAGTTCCGATTGCTCTCCGGTTGTCCAGCCATCTTCTGCTTGGTGTGGTGAGGATATATTCTAGAAAGGTGAATTACCTGTTTGATGATTGTAGCGAGGCTTTGCTTAAGATAAAGCAAGCTTTTCGCTCCACTGCAGTCGATTTACCTCCAGAAGAATCTACTGCTCCGTATCATTCCATAACCTTGCCTGAGACGTTTGATCTTGATGATTTTGAGCTACcagataatgaaaattttcaggg TAACTATGTTGACCATCATGTCAGTACAAGGGAGCAAATAACTCTCCAAGATACAATGGAGGGTGTGGTTTACTCAACATCTCAATTTGGATTGGATG AGCGGTTTGGTGATGGCGATACTTCTCAAATTGGTCTGGAATTTGATGAG GACCTGTTTTTTGGCAAGGTTTCAGCTCAAGGGAATGATGGAATTTCAGA TGGTGATCCTCAGACATTGGGCCAATCAGTAacacgtttggaaaagcatGATATGTATGAGGGGATACCTGGAACTTCAGAAACCATGCAAATGAATGGGATTGAAAGCCAG GCTCCATCAACTCCTGGACTATTTGAAGAGCCAAACCTGTTTGCTGTTCAGGAACCTATGGCCTGCAATGATCAGTTGGATTTTGAAGACCATAATTTATCAAACTTAGCATCCGTGGGCAGCTCAGAAAATGCTGGTAGTATGTCAGGTCCGCGTTGTGGGGATGATAGTACCAAGGTGAATGGCTATCATTTGGGCGATATAGACATCAAACAAGCAAAACCACAGGAGCATGACCAAATTAAACCCCTTTCTCCAGTATTGGAATGTTCAAAGGGGACAGTTGGTGCATTGGATGGCCGAAACAGGGTGGAAGATATACATAATGGTATTGTGATAAACAATGAACCACTTATGCCCTGCCTAGATCAAAAGGATGACCAACATGTAGAACCTGCTGGAGTTAGGTTGGATGAAACTGATGCATCTCCTAGCTGCTCCCAGGTCACATCTGAGTTGGACGACCCTTCTCGTAAGATCTGTGCAAGTAGTAACTTTCCGAGAGTATCAGAGGATTATTTGGAGTATCAACAGACATATTTAAAGCCTGAAATACAGAATGATGTTGAAATTGCTAATAATATGGGAGAATCATGCACACCTATCATTACAGATCCTTTGAAGCCTGTTATGTATGAAGACACAGCAGCTGCTGAAGTGCCTGTGCTCCGGGCATGCAGCTCCCTCCCAAGTCATCATGATATGCTATCTCCTACCGATAAAATTTCGGAAGTCCCTTGCAACTTACCATCTGAGGTTGTAGTGCCAAGTTCATTGGACAATGCAACATCTTTGGAGACTCAATTGGAGAACTTGGATAGATCTGCCGCTTCTAACTTGCCTGCACCTGAAAAGTTGCTCTCTGTACCAGAGGGGTTCACTTCTAAACCAAGTGATTTTATAGTGGAAACTACGCCTGAAAAAGAAGTCATAGTTGGGGATgctggtgatggtgatgggatTAAATTCATATCAGGGAAAAAACGTAGTTCCACAGAAAGTACAATGACAGTGCAGAGTTTAAATTCAGTTGAATCACTTGGGGTGGCCCGAGAAGAGAGAACCGCAGAATCTATCCCTGATGATGATGATTTATTGTCTTCTATTTTAG TTGGAAGAAGGTCTTCAGTTCTAAAAATGAAACCCACTCCGCCTGCACTTCAAATAATGTGCACAAAACGCTCAAGAACTGCTGTCCGCGGTACCTCTTCAAAGAGGAAAGTGCTAATGGATGATACAATGGTTTTGCATGGCGA TCAAATACGCCAGCAGTTGACAAATACTGAAGACATACGTCGTGTGCGAAAAAAGGCTCCTTGTACTCGCCCAGAAATTTCAATTATTCAGCGACAATTTTTGGAAGATGCAATTTTCACTGAACCCATATTTACTG GCATGTCGGCGGAACTGATATATCTGCACACTGAAGCATTTGATCCGAGTACAACCCGGGTTTCTGAAAATGATCAAAACAATGCCTCTATGGAGCCATTGAAGGATGTAGCATCCTCTCTGGAGCCAAATGCTACTAAAGAAATTGAACCCCTTCGAAGCACTGAACCTTTAATAGCGAGAGATGACACAGCAGCACAGCCTGCTGACATTGAGGATGAAAACCAGAAGGAAGATCATAACCTAAGGTCTCACCATATTGATGCTGAAGAACAAAGGATCAGTGACTTGGAAGAACTTAATACTTCCAAACATGAACCCTTGGGAGATATAGCTGAAATGGAAATTgacaaagaaaattttgaagttGCTGATCCTGTTTTAGAAGATATTTACAAGGTGTCAGCTGAAGTTAACGTCCAGTCAAGGCTTACGGATAAAACTGAGGAAAATGCGTCACTGCAGATCGATGCATTATTCGGGTCACTGGACAATAAGTTGGACGCCGAACCCATGGGGGTGGACGCATTGATAGTGGAGTCAAGTATCCAGAAAGAAGTTGATGCCATTGAAGTTGTTGACCGCAGTGTCGAAATCAGAGCAGATGTTCAGATAGGTGCATCTGAACTTACCGACAGTGTAAATGTTACGCTTGCAACTggggaatgcaaaaaccttcgTTTTTCAACTGATCAATCTGTGGGAGAAATTGAAAACAGCAAGCAACATACTGTGAATGAAACTGAGGTCCTGGAGGAAAACTTGCATTGTGATGACAACCCAAACTCTTATTGTATTCACGGTGAAGACAACGAGAATGCTTCCTGGAATGGTAAGGAAAATCTAGGTTGCCGGGAGGTTGGTCCACATAGTGGTATTGATGCAGAAGTCACTGCAGACCCCCTTCCAGAAGATCGTGGT GATTATGAAGATGTAGCTTTTGGAGATGATACAG AATTTTTGAATGTAGATGATGATGAAATAGCTGAAGATGTCGATGACATGCCATGCGCTGGAGATACTCGTCTTCTTGAGAATAGTGGATGGTCTTCCCGCACCAG GGCTGTTGCTAAGTATCTCCAGACTTTACTTTATAAGGAACCTGTGCATGGGAAAAAGTTTCTTGGCATGGACAGTTTATTAAATGGTAAAACTCGAAAGGAAGCATCAAGGATGTTTTTTGAAACATTG GTGCTTAAGACAAGGGATTATATCCATGTGGAACAGGCAAAGCCTTTTGACAACGTCTACATAGGACCTCGAGTAAAACTCATGAAATCAGAGTTCTAA